One Candidatus Campbellbacteria bacterium genomic window carries:
- the rplB gene encoding 50S ribosomal protein L2 translates to MKHYKPTSAGRRGMTGIEYRKLLIAGKPHKALTKGFRRSFGHNAFGRRTTISIGAGHKRAFRDVDFVYNKKDIPARVETIEYDPNRSGFIALICYADGERRYILAPQSLKVGATFLASEKAPVTPGNRLPLAKIPVGTFVYNIEGKPNDGAKIARSAGVFAEVIAHDGGYTLLKMPSTETRKVSENAWASVGEVSNPENKLVNLGKAGRNRWLGKKPKVRGTAMNPVDHPHGGGEGRQGRGHRRARTRHGKNVGKGHKTRKPKKYSNFLIVTRRRVGKKK, encoded by the coding sequence ATGAAACACTATAAACCAACAAGTGCAGGACGCCGTGGAATGACCGGTATTGAATACCGCAAGCTTTTGATTGCCGGAAAACCACACAAGGCGCTCACGAAAGGATTCCGACGCAGTTTTGGACACAATGCGTTTGGGCGACGTACCACAATCAGTATCGGTGCTGGTCACAAACGAGCATTCCGTGATGTTGATTTTGTATACAACAAAAAAGATATTCCTGCACGTGTTGAAACAATTGAGTACGATCCAAACCGTTCAGGATTTATTGCACTTATTTGCTATGCAGATGGTGAACGCCGATACATTCTTGCACCACAGTCGCTCAAAGTTGGAGCAACATTCCTCGCGTCTGAAAAAGCACCCGTTACTCCTGGAAACCGACTTCCACTCGCAAAGATTCCTGTTGGTACGTTCGTGTACAACATTGAAGGAAAGCCAAACGATGGGGCAAAGATTGCACGAAGTGCTGGAGTATTTGCTGAAGTGATTGCTCATGATGGTGGCTATACACTTTTGAAAATGCCATCAACGGAGACCCGCAAAGTATCTGAAAACGCATGGGCATCAGTCGGAGAAGTTTCAAATCCAGAAAATAAACTCGTTAATCTCGGAAAGGCAGGACGCAATCGATGGCTCGGAAAGAAACCAAAGGTACGTGGAACAGCGATGAACCCAGTAGACCACCCACACGGAGGAGGAGAAGGCCGTCAGGGACGTGGACACCGCCGAGCGCGCACACGACACGGAAAGAACGTCGGAAAGGGACACAAGACACGCAAGCCAAAGAAGTACTCAAACTTCCTCATCGTCACACGACGTCGCGTCGGCAAGAAAAAATAA
- a CDS encoding 50S ribosomal protein L23, whose product MLFRKKDNSSGAKAKTSLFARKAVADTVHVKDDIHDDAPKKVVAVEKKQPEKKIKQTIASGKVNADILTRPRITEKATSVSQNNVYVFDVASYANKSLIASAIKDVYGITPVHVRVTKIATKVKLSRRGKAATVGGGKKAYVTLKKGDTIEIV is encoded by the coding sequence ATGTTATTTCGAAAAAAAGACAACTCAAGCGGTGCAAAGGCAAAGACCTCTTTGTTTGCGCGCAAAGCTGTTGCCGACACAGTACACGTGAAAGACGATATTCATGACGACGCACCAAAGAAAGTTGTTGCCGTAGAGAAAAAGCAACCTGAAAAGAAAATCAAACAAACAATTGCGTCTGGAAAAGTAAACGCAGATATTCTCACGCGCCCACGCATCACTGAAAAAGCAACGAGCGTGTCTCAAAACAATGTGTATGTCTTTGATGTCGCGTCATATGCAAACAAGAGTCTCATTGCATCCGCGATAAAAGATGTGTACGGTATCACACCAGTACACGTTCGCGTGACAAAGATTGCAACAAAGGTAAAACTGTCACGACGTGGAAAAGCGGCAACCGTAGGGGGTGGAAAGAAGGCGTACGTAACGCTTAAAAAGGGAGATACTATCGAAATAGTATAA
- the rplD gene encoding 50S ribosomal protein L4, translated as MEKKPAQKKTVKTTKALKPKKVVVAKDGKDLKAPIFDIKGKEVSTVTLPGQIFGVNWNADLVHQVVLGMQNNARAGRAGAHTKGRGEVRGGGKKPWRQKGTGRARHGSIRSPLWKGGGVTHGPRSDKDYSVTIPKKMRASALFSVLSRKLKDKEILFVDSITFGTPKTAEAKDILGVFSKIAGFEKMIGKKQNAALILTTTADEMVKKSFRNLGNVAVEEVRNLNAVDAMTYTYLIVVNPDEAVKRWVEKKQ; from the coding sequence ATGGAAAAAAAACCAGCACAAAAGAAAACAGTAAAAACAACTAAGGCACTCAAACCAAAGAAGGTTGTTGTTGCAAAAGACGGCAAGGATTTGAAAGCTCCTATTTTTGATATCAAAGGAAAAGAGGTAAGCACCGTTACACTTCCGGGGCAGATTTTTGGTGTGAATTGGAACGCAGACCTCGTGCACCAAGTGGTACTCGGCATGCAGAACAATGCACGCGCAGGTCGTGCAGGTGCTCACACAAAAGGTCGCGGTGAAGTTCGTGGTGGAGGCAAAAAGCCATGGCGACAAAAAGGAACAGGACGCGCACGTCACGGTTCAATCCGCTCTCCATTATGGAAGGGAGGAGGTGTGACTCACGGCCCACGTTCAGACAAGGATTACAGTGTGACGATTCCTAAAAAGATGCGCGCATCAGCTCTTTTCAGCGTCCTCTCACGCAAACTTAAGGATAAAGAAATTCTCTTTGTTGACTCAATTACATTTGGTACACCAAAAACAGCAGAAGCCAAAGATATTCTCGGTGTATTTTCAAAGATTGCAGGTTTTGAAAAAATGATTGGTAAAAAGCAAAACGCAGCGCTCATTCTTACAACAACAGCAGACGAGATGGTAAAGAAAAGCTTTAGAAACCTAGGAAATGTTGCCGTTGAAGAGGTTCGCAATCTCAATGCCGTTGACGCAATGACATACACATACCTCATTGTGGTTAATCCAGATGAAGCCGTAAAACGGTGGGTTGAAAAGAAACAGTAG
- the rplC gene encoding 50S ribosomal protein L3 gives MKFLVGTKQEMTQVFDDNGVVHPATLIRVSPAVVTQIKTKDIDGYTAVQVGYDVRKEKNVNNAQKSKGMFAGFMEFPVSDPAELPLGTMIDAGVFTPGDTVTVSGTSKSKGFQGVVKRHGFKGGRRTHGQKHSEREPGSIGAGGVQRVMKGRRMGGRMGGDRITVKNLKVLLVDVANGQIFISGAVPGRRGTVVEVMGS, from the coding sequence ATGAAATTTCTCGTCGGAACAAAACAAGAAATGACACAAGTCTTTGATGACAACGGTGTTGTGCACCCAGCAACGCTTATTCGTGTTTCTCCTGCCGTTGTCACACAAATCAAAACAAAAGATATTGACGGGTACACTGCTGTGCAGGTTGGGTATGACGTACGAAAAGAAAAAAATGTGAACAACGCACAAAAGTCAAAGGGTATGTTTGCGGGATTTATGGAATTTCCGGTTTCTGATCCTGCAGAACTCCCACTCGGGACTATGATTGATGCGGGTGTGTTTACTCCTGGCGACACAGTGACCGTTTCAGGTACATCCAAATCAAAAGGTTTTCAGGGTGTGGTGAAGCGACACGGTTTCAAAGGAGGTCGCCGAACACACGGACAGAAACACTCTGAGCGTGAGCCAGGTTCAATCGGAGCTGGTGGAGTTCAGCGTGTTATGAAAGGACGTCGTATGGGTGGACGTATGGGTGGAGACCGAATCACGGTTAAAAACCTCAAGGTTCTTCTCGTTGACGTTGCAAACGGACAGATTTTTATTTCCGGAGCAGTCCCAGGACGACGTGGTACCGTTGTTGAAGTGATGGGAAGCTAA
- the rpsJ gene encoding 30S ribosomal protein S10 — protein sequence MSTLKPKTTRKTKKEKVHDEAPHKLRIRIRAYESKLLDESVKQIMDTAVKYEAVVVGPIPLPTERSLFTVNRAAFIDKDAREQFEMRVHKRVLDILNPTPKVIESLTSLSLPSGVNIEVKMM from the coding sequence ATGAGTACCTTGAAACCAAAAACAACACGAAAGACAAAGAAAGAGAAAGTGCACGATGAGGCGCCACACAAGTTGCGCATCCGTATTCGTGCGTATGAAAGTAAACTTCTTGATGAATCCGTAAAGCAGATTATGGATACCGCTGTAAAATATGAAGCTGTTGTTGTTGGTCCAATTCCTCTTCCTACCGAACGCTCACTCTTTACTGTCAACCGTGCAGCATTCATTGACAAAGATGCACGAGAACAATTTGAAATGCGTGTGCACAAACGAGTACTTGATATTCTCAACCCAACCCCAAAAGTTATTGAATCTCTCACATCTCTTTCACTCCCATCCGGAGTAAACATTGAAGTGAAAATGATGTAG
- the tuf gene encoding elongation factor Tu has product MAETFDRSKPHVNVGTIGHVDHGKTTLTAAILKILDMNKDKGYGARVEAIDKIDSAPEEKARGITIALHHSEYWTPLRHYAHIDAPGHADYIKNMITGAAQMDGAILVVAASDGAMPQTREHILLAKQVGVPKMIVFLNKVDMVSDKDLVDLVEEEVREMLTKYGFDGKETPVIRGSGLKALAATSMDDEWAKGVFELVNTLDSYIPEPVREVDKPFLMPVEDIFSIEGRGTVVTGRIERGTIKVGQDIEVVGLTPTQKSTVTGIEMFNKSLDSGIAGDNAGILIRGLKKEDVTRGQVISAPGSVTPHTEFEAEVLILTKEEGGRHTPFISGYKPQFYIRTTDVTGEVTLNEGVQMVMPGDTVTFKVKLTAPIALEAQQRFAIREGGKTVGAGVVTKIVA; this is encoded by the coding sequence ATGGCAGAAACATTTGACCGTTCAAAGCCTCACGTTAACGTCGGTACCATCGGACACGTTGACCACGGCAAGACTACGCTCACCGCAGCAATCCTCAAAATCTTGGACATGAACAAGGACAAGGGATACGGCGCTCGCGTTGAAGCAATTGATAAAATTGACAGTGCACCGGAAGAAAAGGCACGCGGTATTACTATTGCGCTCCACCACTCCGAGTACTGGACACCACTTCGCCACTACGCGCACATTGATGCTCCTGGACACGCCGACTACATCAAGAACATGATTACCGGTGCTGCTCAAATGGACGGCGCAATTCTCGTTGTCGCCGCTTCAGATGGAGCAATGCCACAAACACGAGAACACATTCTCCTTGCAAAACAGGTTGGAGTTCCAAAAATGATTGTTTTCTTGAACAAAGTTGACATGGTGTCTGACAAGGACCTTGTTGACCTCGTTGAAGAGGAAGTACGCGAAATGCTCACGAAGTACGGATTTGACGGAAAAGAGACACCAGTGATTCGTGGTTCTGGATTAAAAGCGCTTGCTGCAACATCTATGGATGATGAATGGGCAAAGGGCGTCTTTGAACTCGTCAACACTCTGGACTCATACATTCCTGAACCTGTTCGTGAAGTTGACAAGCCGTTCCTTATGCCAGTTGAAGACATCTTCTCAATTGAAGGACGCGGTACTGTAGTAACCGGCCGTATTGAACGAGGAACAATTAAGGTTGGTCAGGATATTGAAGTTGTCGGTCTTACGCCAACACAAAAATCAACAGTGACAGGAATTGAAATGTTCAACAAGTCACTTGATTCTGGTATAGCAGGAGACAATGCAGGTATTCTCATCCGTGGTTTGAAGAAAGAAGATGTTACGCGCGGACAAGTTATCTCAGCTCCTGGTAGTGTGACACCTCACACAGAATTTGAAGCAGAAGTGCTCATCCTCACAAAGGAAGAAGGTGGTCGCCACACACCATTTATCTCTGGATACAAGCCTCAGTTCTACATCCGCACAACGGATGTGACGGGAGAAGTGACGCTTAACGAAGGAGTGCAGATGGTTATGCCTGGAGACACCGTTACATTCAAAGTAAAACTTACAGCACCAATCGCGCTTGAAGCACAACAGCGCTTTGCTATCCGAGAGGGAGGTAAGACTGTTGGAGCTGGTGTGGTTACAAAAATCGTAGCGTAA
- the rplL gene encoding 50S ribosomal protein L7/L12, translated as MADKPVAKTVEKTADVAIPAEFKKIIDAIEQMSVLDLNRLVKVFEEKFGVSAVAVAAAPAAGAAGADEKSEYTVELTSVGENKIAVIKAVKEVSGLGLKEAKDLVDGAPGVIKEAVKKEDAEVMKKKIEEAGGKVTLK; from the coding sequence GTGGCGGACAAGCCAGTTGCAAAGACAGTAGAGAAAACTGCGGATGTAGCAATTCCAGCCGAGTTCAAGAAAATTATTGACGCAATTGAACAAATGAGCGTGTTGGATTTGAACCGACTCGTGAAGGTGTTTGAGGAAAAGTTTGGGGTGTCAGCAGTTGCTGTCGCAGCAGCTCCTGCAGCAGGTGCAGCAGGTGCAGATGAAAAGAGCGAGTACACTGTTGAACTTACATCAGTTGGGGAGAACAAGATTGCTGTTATCAAGGCTGTGAAGGAAGTTTCAGGTCTTGGTCTCAAGGAAGCAAAGGATCTCGTTGATGGCGCACCTGGCGTTATCAAGGAGGCAGTGAAGAAAGAAGATGCAGAGGTTATGAAGAAGAAGATTGAGGAAGCCGGCGGAAAGGTAACTTTAAAATAA